From the Ensifer adhaerens genome, the window GGGGGCGGCATCGATCGTCTGCGATCTCTATCACGCCTTCATGGATGACCCGCAATTGATGCGGGAGCACTATTGGATCGACCAGATTGCCGGCATGGCCGAACCGGTGCGGGCCCGTCACGTCGGCGATTACCTCGCCGGCATGACCGATACCTTCGCGATCAGCGTGCACAAGCGCTTGTTTGACCATACGCCGGATTTGCGGTAGGGACGCCCCGCCCGGAGGCTTGCGGTTCAATCGAACCGGGCCTCCTTTTTGAGTTTTGCGCCGACCACATGTTGGTCGGGAAAAGCGGACGGATCAGATGAATCTCTTCACGGACTTCGAATCAAGAATTAAGGACATTCTCGAAACGCTTGATAGCGTTCGAGAAAAGCGATCCGAACTTGACTTCGGCCGTGTCAATGTCGAACCGCCGCGCGATCCGAGCCACGGCGATGTCGCGACCAACGCCGCCATGGTGCTGGCGAAGCCGCTTGGCATGAACCCGCGCGCGCTCGCCGAACTTATCGTTGAAAAACTGAGGCAGGATCCGGAAGTCACCGAAGTGACCGTTGCCGGCCCGGGCTTCATCAACGTCCGGCTTTCGGTATCCTATTGGCAGAAGCTGCTGTCGAACATGGTGCGCACCGGCCTCGACTATGGCCGCAGCACCGTCGGTTCTGGCCGCAAGGTCAACGTCGAGTATGTCTCGGCCAACCCAACCGGACCGATGCATGTCGGCCATTGCCGCGGCGCCGTTGTCGGCGATGCGCTTGCCAACCTGCTGGCCTTTGCCGGTTATCAGGTGACCAAGGAATACTACATCAACGATGCAGGGTCGCAGATCGACGTTCTCGCGCGCTCCGCCTTCCTGCGCTATCGCCAGGCGCTTGGCGAAGAGATTGGCGAAATCCCGGCGGGCCTCTATCCGGGTGATTACCTCGTTCCGGTTGGCGAGGCGCTTGCCGACGAATTCGGCACGAGCCTGCGCCTGATGCCCGAAGACAAGTGGATGCCGCTCGTCAAGGACCGGACGATCGATGCGATGATGGTGATGATCCGCGAAGATCTCGCGGCGTTGAACGTCAACCATGATGTCTTCTTCTCCGAACGGACGCTTCACGCCAACGGTGCGGCGGCGATTCGTACCGCCATCAACGACCTGACCTTCAAGGGGCACGTCTACAAGGGCACGTTGCCGCCACCGAAGGGGCAGCTTCCGGAGGACTGGGAAGATCGCGAGCAGACGCTGTTCCGCTCGACGGAGGTCGGTGACGATATCGACCGCCCGCTGATCAAGTCGGACGGAAGCTACACCTACTTCGCCGCCGACGTTGCCTACTTCAAGGACAAGTTCGACCGCGGCTTCGACGAGATGATCTATGTGCTGGGTGCCGACCATGGCGGTTACGTCAAGCGGCTCGAGGCTCTGGCGCGCGCCGTATCCGGCGGTTCGTCGAAGCTTACGGTTCTGTTGTGCCAGCTGGTCAAGCTCTTCCGTGACGGCGAACCGGTCAAGATGTCGAAGCGCTCCGGCGATTTCGTCACGCTGCGCGACGTCGTCGATGAAGTCGGTCGCGATCCGGTTCGTTTCATGATGATCTATCGGAAGAATTCCGAACCGCTCGACTTCGACTTTGCCAAGGTCACAGAACAGTCCAAGGATAATCCGGTCTTTTACGTGCAATATGCCCATGCACGTTGCCGGTCGGTGTTCCGTCAGGCGGCAGAAGCTTTCCCGGACCTGGATATCGAATCGCTTGATTTCGCCGGTGCCATTCAGGGGCACATCGTTGATCCGACAGAGCTTCAGCTCGTCGCCAAGCTCGCAGAATATCCGCGCGTGATCGAGGCTGCGGCACTGGCTCAGGAGCCGCATCGCATCGCGTTTTACCTGTATGATCTTGCCGCTGCCTTCCACGGACATTGGAACAAAGGTAAAGAGAATCCGGAATTACGTTTTGTTAACGATAAAAATAGAGAATTAAGTACTGCCAGACTCGGGCTGGTGCATGCTGTCGCTTCGGTATTGAAGTCCGGCCTGTCTATTACAGGCACCTCCGCGCCGGAGGAAATGCGATAAGTATTGTCACCATTTTCCCACAATGCACTGGCACATAAATACAGGCAATTGTGAGTGGAGAGCATGGCAGACAAACAATTCGCACGAAGCGGGCCGGCTGAATTCGATGTATTGGCAGACGATGATCCGTTGGCCGAACTCGCCCGGATCGTCGGTTACGATGCCCGGCCGGCCGTACAGCAATTGCAAGAGTTGCAACGACATCAGGAGGCGGTCCGTCAGGATCCCACCTTCGATCTCGAAGACGAACTCCTTCGCGCTTTCGATAGCTATGATGCGCCCCGCGCTGCGGAGCAGCCTGCTGTCGAGCCGGTTTCTGCGCCACAGCCGGCCGAAGAGGCTCGGATCGAGCCGGTAGCCGAGCTCGCGGAAGAGTATGAAGCCCCGATCTTCCGTCAGCCTGAACCGGTCGCAGCGCCGGCCGCCGTCGTCGAAGACGAGCCGGAACCGGTCGTCGAGGTCCACTCGTTCTCGCCCGCTCCTCAGCTTGTCGAGGCCGATAGCGCGGAATTTGCCGCCGATGAGCCGGCATTCGATCTGGAGCGTGAGCTCGAACTGTCGCTCGGCGAAGCCGATCTGCTGCCGTTCGAAGACGAGCCGGCATCCGAGGCAAGAGAAGAGGTCGTCGACGACTGGCAGGCTCCGGCCGCAGAGCTGTCTACGGCTTGGGCCGAGCCTGCTCCTGTTGTCGAGCCGACCCCGGTATATGTCGAACCGGCCCCGGTGCTCTATGCCGAACCGGCACCGGTCTACGTCGAGCCCACGCCAGACTATGCCGGGCCGACCTTTGACGTTGCTCCCGAGGCGCACGCGGATGATGCGGTATATGCGAACGAGACAGTCGCGGTAGACGGCGCTGGACATGACGCCGCCGGCGACGATCTTCTTGCGGATGTGGAGCGGTTCCCGGTTCCGCCAGTGGCTGCCGTAGTTGCCGCTGCCGTGCAGTCGCATCCGGCGCTTCATGCGACGGAACAGCCCGCCGCTGCCCCGGTCAATACGGTTGCAGCGCCGCTGAAGAAGAGCCCCTATCCCTTTACACCAACCTTCAGCCGGGCGACGCCCGTCGCTTCGGCTACGGGCGCCAGCCAGCAGCGCGCCTTTGCCGGTCCGCTGGTGTCGCAGGCCGCTCCGGTCGCCGCACCTGCAATTGCAGCGGTCGTCACACCGGCCGCTACGCCGGTGGTGGAGGCTCTCCAGCCGGTTCGACCCGCCCAGGTCGTAGCGGAACCAGAAAATGAGCCGGGCTTCGACATCGAGAACTTCGAAATGGAGCTCTCCGACGCCGCGCTGAAGCTCGATCTTGCCGACCTCGGCCCGACCGAACCGGTTGCCGTCGCGCCTGCCGTCGTGCCGCAAGCCGTCGCGCAGCCGGTCATTGAGGCGCCCGTCATGGAGGCGGCCGCTCCGCAGCGCGAACCGGAACGTTCTGTCGAAACCTTCATGGCTGAGGCCCCGGTAGAGCAGCAGGACGCACAGCCAGAAAGCACGCTGCCCTTCGATCCCTCGATGATCGCAGAAGCAGAGAACGGCGTGGCGCCGATCGCCGACATGGACGTGCCGCAGCTGCCGGTCATCGAAACGGAAAAGCCGGTCGCCTATCCGGCAGACTACGATCTCGATATCGACGCTGAAATGGCGCAGCTGTTCGGCACGCCGGCTCCGGCTGCCAAGGATGTCCGGCCGGTTGCGGTTGAAAAGGTCGAGGCGGCTCGTCCGGTTCCGGCGGCAAGCGCAAATCCTTCATTTGGCACCGGCGGCCTAGACGATTTCGACGCTTTCGAAAAAGCGATGGAAGAGGATTTCCGCCGCTCCATGACCGAGCGTCAGTCCCCGGCGCGTGATGCCGAGCGGGTTTCCGCCGCGCAGCGCGAGGAAGATGCGGGCGACTATCGCGACTACGGCTCGGGCCGGCGGTCGCAGCGTACGATGCTGCTTGCAGCAAGCGTTGCCGGCGTCATCATTCTCGGCGGCGCGGCTGTCTACGCCTGGATGGGCGGCAGCGATGCGGCAACCACTGCCGAAGGCCCCAAGATCATTCTCGCCGACAAGGGACCGGTAAAGGTCGTGCCGGAAGAAAAGGGCGGCAAGACCGTGCCGAACCAGGACAAGGCGGTTTACGATCGCGTCGCTGGAGCACAGGCCGGTGCGCCGCAGCAGGATGCATTGGTTTCTTCGACTGAAGAACCGATGGACGTCGTTCAGAAGACGCTGACGCCGGAAACGCTGCCGCTCGAGGGCAGCGACGACTCAGATGGCCTGCAGGCAAACCTGCCGGCCGACGACGAGGATGGCGCTCGTCTGCTGCCGGACGGTGGCGCCCAGACTGCCGCTCAGGAAGAAGACAAGGCACCGGCCGTCGCACCGCGCAAGGTGCGCACGATGATCGTCAAGCCGGACGGTACGCTGGTCGCTCGTGAAGAGCCGGCTGCCGCACCGGCGACCGATGTCGCCGGCACGACGCAGCCGCTGCCGGAAGCGCCCTCGAAGGAAGTCGCGTCGGCTGATGTGACCGCGGCCGGTCAGGCATCGGCTAGTGTCGACCAGGTGGCGCTCGCTGCAACGGGCAATGCCAACATCGAACAGGTTCCGGTCCGCAACGTGACGACCACGGCAACCGGTGACAAGGCGCCGAAGCCACAGACGCGTCCGGCCGAGCAGCAGGCTAACGTGGCCGCGGCACCCGCAGATCGCGGCAATGCTCGTCCGGCTGACGAGCAGGCGGTGGCTGCGGCGGCAGAAGCGCAGCCAGCGCAGCAGGTCGCAACGGCATCAGTTCCGGCCGGCGGATACTTCATCCAGGTCGCGTCCCTGCCGTCCGAAGCTGAGGCGCAGAAATCCTACAACAGCCTTTCCAGCAAGTTCGGCAACGTCATCGGCGGTCGCGGGGTCGATATCCGCAAGGCGGAGATCGCCGGCAAGGGCACCTACTATCGCGTCCGCATCCCGGCCGGCTCCAAGGAAGAGGCAAACGCCCTGTGCTCCAAGTATAAGGGTGCAGGCGGAAGCTGCCTGGTCACCAAGTAAGCCGGGCAAACGGATAGAGTTGAGGAGGGCGCGGCTCGTGAGTCGCGCCC encodes:
- the argS gene encoding arginine--tRNA ligase → MNLFTDFESRIKDILETLDSVREKRSELDFGRVNVEPPRDPSHGDVATNAAMVLAKPLGMNPRALAELIVEKLRQDPEVTEVTVAGPGFINVRLSVSYWQKLLSNMVRTGLDYGRSTVGSGRKVNVEYVSANPTGPMHVGHCRGAVVGDALANLLAFAGYQVTKEYYINDAGSQIDVLARSAFLRYRQALGEEIGEIPAGLYPGDYLVPVGEALADEFGTSLRLMPEDKWMPLVKDRTIDAMMVMIREDLAALNVNHDVFFSERTLHANGAAAIRTAINDLTFKGHVYKGTLPPPKGQLPEDWEDREQTLFRSTEVGDDIDRPLIKSDGSYTYFAADVAYFKDKFDRGFDEMIYVLGADHGGYVKRLEALARAVSGGSSKLTVLLCQLVKLFRDGEPVKMSKRSGDFVTLRDVVDEVGRDPVRFMMIYRKNSEPLDFDFAKVTEQSKDNPVFYVQYAHARCRSVFRQAAEAFPDLDIESLDFAGAIQGHIVDPTELQLVAKLAEYPRVIEAAALAQEPHRIAFYLYDLAAAFHGHWNKGKENPELRFVNDKNRELSTARLGLVHAVASVLKSGLSITGTSAPEEMR
- a CDS encoding SPOR domain-containing protein: MADKQFARSGPAEFDVLADDDPLAELARIVGYDARPAVQQLQELQRHQEAVRQDPTFDLEDELLRAFDSYDAPRAAEQPAVEPVSAPQPAEEARIEPVAELAEEYEAPIFRQPEPVAAPAAVVEDEPEPVVEVHSFSPAPQLVEADSAEFAADEPAFDLERELELSLGEADLLPFEDEPASEAREEVVDDWQAPAAELSTAWAEPAPVVEPTPVYVEPAPVLYAEPAPVYVEPTPDYAGPTFDVAPEAHADDAVYANETVAVDGAGHDAAGDDLLADVERFPVPPVAAVVAAAVQSHPALHATEQPAAAPVNTVAAPLKKSPYPFTPTFSRATPVASATGASQQRAFAGPLVSQAAPVAAPAIAAVVTPAATPVVEALQPVRPAQVVAEPENEPGFDIENFEMELSDAALKLDLADLGPTEPVAVAPAVVPQAVAQPVIEAPVMEAAAPQREPERSVETFMAEAPVEQQDAQPESTLPFDPSMIAEAENGVAPIADMDVPQLPVIETEKPVAYPADYDLDIDAEMAQLFGTPAPAAKDVRPVAVEKVEAARPVPAASANPSFGTGGLDDFDAFEKAMEEDFRRSMTERQSPARDAERVSAAQREEDAGDYRDYGSGRRSQRTMLLAASVAGVIILGGAAVYAWMGGSDAATTAEGPKIILADKGPVKVVPEEKGGKTVPNQDKAVYDRVAGAQAGAPQQDALVSSTEEPMDVVQKTLTPETLPLEGSDDSDGLQANLPADDEDGARLLPDGGAQTAAQEEDKAPAVAPRKVRTMIVKPDGTLVAREEPAAAPATDVAGTTQPLPEAPSKEVASADVTAAGQASASVDQVALAATGNANIEQVPVRNVTTTATGDKAPKPQTRPAEQQANVAAAPADRGNARPADEQAVAAAAEAQPAQQVATASVPAGGYFIQVASLPSEAEAQKSYNSLSSKFGNVIGGRGVDIRKAEIAGKGTYYRVRIPAGSKEEANALCSKYKGAGGSCLVTK